DNA sequence from the Candidatus Methylomirabilota bacterium genome:
AGCGGCGAAGCCGCGAGGCGAGGGCTGAGTAGATGAGGGGGCGCGCGATGACAAGGCGCGTTCACGATCACTCTGAGCTAGACTGCGGCGGCGGAAGGATTCGAGCTTCGAGAGGAGTGTCATGGCGCGGATCGGCATCGACCTGAATCGTCGCCTGGGCAGCGTGGACCGCCGCATCTTTGGAAACTTCATCGAGCATCTCGGCCGCTGCATCTACGGCGGCATCTTCGAAGAGGGCTCTTCGCTGAGCGACGAGCGCGGCTACCGCCGCGACGTGCTGGAGGCCGTCCGCCCCCTCCGGGTGCCCGTGCTCCGCTGGCCCGGCGGCAACTTCGTCAGCGGCTATCACTGGCTCGACGGCGTGGGGCCCGTCCACGACCGCCCGCGCCGGTCGGAGCTCGCCTGGTACGCCGAAGAGTCCAACCGCTTTGGCACCAACGAGTTCATCGAGTACTGCCGGCGCATCGGGGCCGAGCCCTATATCTGCGTCAACATGGGCACGGGCACCATGGACGAGGCGCAAGCCTGGGTCGAGTACTGCAATGGCGCGGGCCATACCTCCTGGGCGAACCTGCGGCGCCAGCACGGACACCCCGAGCCTCACCGCGTCCGCTACTGGGGCCTCGGCAACGAGATGTACGGCGGCTGGCAGATCGGGAGCCTCAGCGCCCAGGACTACGTCAAGAAGGCCCGCGCCTTCGCGCTGGTCATGAAACGCACGGATCCCACCATCGAGCTCATCGGGTGCGGGCACAATGGCTGGAGCGACTGGGACACCGTGGTGCTCGAGGGTCTGGCCCCCGTGGTGGACTATCACAGCATTCACCTCTACACGGGCCAGCCCGATCACTATGCGAACGTCTTCCAGTCCCATCAGGCCGAGCGGGCCATCCGCATCTGCTCGGCCCTGATCGAGCAGGTCCGCCTGACCCAGCGGATCGCCCACCCGATTCACATCGCCTTCGACGAGTGGAACGTGTGGTATCGCACCCGCAGTCACGAGGATCGCGTCGGCGGAGTGGAGGAGCGCTACAACCTCTCCGACGCGCTTGCCATCGCCACCTACCTGAACGGCTTCATCCGCCACTGCCGCACGGTGCGCCTGGCAAACTTCGCCCAGCTCGTGAACGCCATCGCGCCCATCTTCACGAATCCGCAGGGCCTCTTCCTGCAGACCATCTACCATCCCCTGCGCCTCTACGCGGAGCACACCCTCGGCACCGCCCTCGACGTTCAGGTTGACGGTCCCACCTACGACCTGCCATCCGATATGGAGCGGGAGGGAGTCGGTCGGGTGCACCACGTGGCCGACCTCGGCCCCTTCTCGCTCCTGGACGCCTCGGCGACCTGCGATCCCGCCACCGGCCAGCTCACCCTCGCCGTGGTGAACCGCGATCGGGAGCGCGGCCACGCGGCCACCATCGATCTTGGCGCGGCCGCGGTCACCGGCGGTCTCGAGGTCTCGGAAGTGAGCGGCCCGGACGTCGACGCCACGAACTCCTTCACGGAGCCCGATACGGTCCGCGTCCACCCGCGTCGCGTCGAGGCCGCCGGCGCCACCATCGAGCACGACTTCCCGGCGCATTCGGTCAGCGTCCTGCGCCTGCGTCTCCGCTGACCAGCGGCGTGGTCCCTCGGACCATGCCGCGCCGCCGGTGATTCTCGCGACTCAGAACGTGAGGGGGTCGGTCAGGCGGGCCCAGCGGCCGCCCTTGACCACGGCCAGGAACGACGAGTTGGCGCCCTGGCGCTTGTTGGGACCGAAGCTCACCTTCGGCCCGTTGAAGATGTCGCGATAGTCCTTGATCGACTCCAATCCCTTGACGAAGTTGTCGAGGGTCAGGTCGGCGCCCGACTTCCCGATCGCCGTCACCGTCAAGTCCGCGGCCACGTGGCCGTAGACCGCGCCGATGTTCGGCTCGACCTTGAAGCGCTCCTTGTAGCGGTCGAACCAGGCCTGGGCCACGGGGCTCAGGGTGTCCCGGTACGGCATGTCCGTGAGACCCATGGCGTAGAGGCCCTCCGTCACCCCGCCCTGGGCGGCGGCGACAAAGAGATCATAGGTGGCCGCGGAGCCCAGGAAGTCCACGTCGGTCCAGCCGATCTTGCGCGCCGTCGCGTACGGCACGATCGAATCGCGCACGATGGTCCCGAGCACCACGAGGTCGCAGCCCGCCGCCTTGAGCTTGGTGATCTGCGCCGTGAAGTCCTGGTCCGTCGGCTTGTGCGAGACCGTCTCCGCGAGCTTGATCTTCATCCTGTCGACCTGGGCCTGCACACCGTCCAGGACTTCCTTCCCGAAGTCGGTGTCCTGGTACATCGCGCAGACCGCCTTCTTCCCCTTCTTCGTGACGAAGTAGTTGATCCCCG
Encoded proteins:
- a CDS encoding alpha-L-arabinofuranosidase C-terminal domain-containing protein, whose amino-acid sequence is MARIGIDLNRRLGSVDRRIFGNFIEHLGRCIYGGIFEEGSSLSDERGYRRDVLEAVRPLRVPVLRWPGGNFVSGYHWLDGVGPVHDRPRRSELAWYAEESNRFGTNEFIEYCRRIGAEPYICVNMGTGTMDEAQAWVEYCNGAGHTSWANLRRQHGHPEPHRVRYWGLGNEMYGGWQIGSLSAQDYVKKARAFALVMKRTDPTIELIGCGHNGWSDWDTVVLEGLAPVVDYHSIHLYTGQPDHYANVFQSHQAERAIRICSALIEQVRLTQRIAHPIHIAFDEWNVWYRTRSHEDRVGGVEERYNLSDALAIATYLNGFIRHCRTVRLANFAQLVNAIAPIFTNPQGLFLQTIYHPLRLYAEHTLGTALDVQVDGPTYDLPSDMEREGVGRVHHVADLGPFSLLDASATCDPATGQLTLAVVNRDRERGHAATIDLGAAAVTGGLEVSEVSGPDVDATNSFTEPDTVRVHPRRVEAAGATIEHDFPAHSVSVLRLRLR
- a CDS encoding ABC transporter substrate-binding protein, producing the protein MRKLLGVGVLVGAVALAGAVALAGVAMAQKETRGVTKTEIVLGMHTDLSGPAATYGASSSNAVKMRFDEANELGGIHGRKIKLVVEDTQYQVPRAVQAGAKLINRDRIFAMVAGLGTPMNNALFKDQLEAGVPNLFPLSAARSMFEPFHKLKFYGAATYVDQVRAGINYFVTKKGKKAVCAMYQDTDFGKEVLDGVQAQVDRMKIKLAETVSHKPTDQDFTAQITKLKAAGCDLVVLGTIVRDSIVPYATARKIGWTDVDFLGSAATYDLFVAAAQGGVTEGLYAMGLTDMPYRDTLSPVAQAWFDRYKERFKVEPNIGAVYGHVAADLTVTAIGKSGADLTLDNFVKGLESIKDYRDIFNGPKVSFGPNKRQGANSSFLAVVKGGRWARLTDPLTF